The genomic region GTCGGCCAGACGACGTGGAACCCGACGACGGGCAGCACGGCGGGGTGGCCCTCGACCGTGGCCGAGATCATGCGGGCCTTTTCGTGGAGCTGGACCGTGCCCGTGCGGGCCTCGACGATCCGAAGGGCGGCCCCGGAGATCGGGCGAATGTCGCCCGGCTCGTCTCCATCCTGCGGGACGCCCATGTGGCCCGGAAGCCAAACCGAGTCGGTGTTGACGGCCACCTGGACGGGTTTGCCCATGGTGCCGCCGTCGAACAGGACGGTCGTGATCATGCAGCCGCGCTCGGTATTCTTCGCATAGACGCGCGCGATCTGGTTCTCGTGAACCTTGAAATCATACAGAAACATGCAGCACTCCTGCCCTGTATCGGGCGTGTTGGAGCCCCCTCATTGGGGGCGGTGTCCGCTATCCCGTCAATCGGGCGCGGCAAGGGTCATCCGAAAAGCGACTGCTGCCGATACCGCTCGGTCAGCACGCGACGTGTCACCTCAACCCACGGCACGGGGTCGAGGCCGCGCGCCCGGTTCTGTTCATGGTCCTGCCTGCTGCCGAGGTCACCGCCGACGAAGCGCCGGCCGTGGTCGAGGGCCGCGGCAGCCGTTGTGCCAGCGCCGACGAAGGGATCGACCACCAGCCCACCGGGCGGGCAGAAGCACCGCACGATGTCGCTGGCGAGCCTGTAGGGCCATCGTGCGGGGTGGCCTTGGGCTTCGACGTCGGGGGCGCCGGTTTGTCCGGCCCCCGCTTTTCCATATGCCCAAAGAGTACCGGGCTGCGTTTTTCCATTCTCCGCTGCCCACCCCGAAACCTGCCGCACATTGACTGTCCCGTCGTTGCGTCGATTTGTCCCGCTTCCTCCGATATAGGCCCCATCTGTGGACTCCGAGGCGATCGATTCCTTCTCAAACCACCCACCCCCCCCGGGGCGCTGAAACCACAGCAGGG from Armatimonadota bacterium harbors:
- a CDS encoding DNA methyltransferase — protein: MTNDWQDRCALIHGPYEQTLETVEAMGGADLVAFSPPYCDARTYGMGVSWDDADYARLGDFVFRALKPGGHALVNVDAPVREWRPGFGTERGFHPWRMMLDWAERVGFRVPDRLAFGRDGTPGAYVGRFRNDWEPLLWFQRPGGGGWFEKESIASESTDGAYIGGSGTNRRNDGTVNVRQVSGWAAENGKTQPGTLWAYGKAGAGQTGAPDVEAQGHPARWPYRLASDIVRCFCPPGGLVVDPFVGAGTTAAAALDHGRRFVGGDLGSRQDHEQNRARGLDPVPWVEVTRRVLTERYRQQSLFG